From the genome of Ornithobacterium rhinotracheale, one region includes:
- a CDS encoding ABC-F family ATP-binding cassette domain-containing protein — MLTVSNVSLQFGKRVLFDEVNIKFTKGNCYGIIGANGAGKSTFLKILSKELEPTSGHVSLESDKRMSVLEQDHFKFDEVPVLETVLRGNQKMFDVKTKMDELYAKPDFSEEDGVKAGELGVIYEEMGGWNAESDAATLLSNLGIPEEDHYKLMKDLDPKAKVRVLLAQALFGNPDLLIMDEPTNDLDVDTISWLEDFLADYENTVIVVSHDRHFLDAVCTHTVDLDFSKLNLYSGNYSFWYQASQLAARQRAQANKKAEEKKKELQEFIQRFSSNVAKAKQATARKKMIDKLDLQEIKPSSRRYPAIIFEQEREAGDQILETENLKASLDGEILFDNISINLQKGDKVGIISRNALAQTRFFEIISGNVPADGGQYKWGITTTQTYLPLDHTEFFQKEINLVDWLRQYVDTDEERHEEYIRGFLGRMLFSGEQALKMSTVLSGGEKMRCMFSRMMLLKGNVLLFDEPTNHLDLESISALNNSLENFKGTILMSSHDHELMQTVCNRIIELTPKGVIDRYMTYDEYLKDPKIKELREKYYAE; from the coding sequence ATGTTAACAGTATCAAATGTATCTTTACAATTCGGCAAGCGCGTTTTGTTTGACGAAGTAAACATAAAATTCACCAAGGGGAATTGTTATGGAATCATTGGCGCAAACGGCGCTGGGAAATCAACTTTCTTGAAAATCCTTTCAAAAGAGCTAGAGCCTACAAGCGGGCATGTGAGCTTGGAATCCGATAAGAGAATGTCCGTCTTAGAGCAAGACCACTTTAAATTTGATGAAGTGCCCGTGCTCGAAACTGTTTTGCGCGGAAACCAAAAAATGTTTGATGTAAAAACTAAAATGGACGAGCTCTATGCCAAACCCGATTTCTCTGAGGAAGATGGCGTAAAAGCCGGCGAGCTAGGCGTAATCTACGAGGAAATGGGCGGCTGGAATGCCGAATCTGATGCCGCTACCCTGCTCTCAAACCTTGGAATTCCTGAGGAAGACCACTACAAGCTAATGAAGGATTTAGACCCTAAGGCCAAAGTCCGTGTCTTGCTAGCCCAAGCCCTCTTTGGCAATCCAGATTTACTAATTATGGATGAGCCGACTAACGACCTTGATGTGGATACCATCTCGTGGCTGGAAGACTTCCTTGCCGATTACGAAAATACCGTTATCGTAGTCTCTCACGACCGCCACTTCCTAGATGCCGTGTGCACCCACACTGTGGACCTAGATTTTAGCAAGCTAAACCTCTACTCTGGCAACTACTCCTTCTGGTACCAAGCCTCGCAATTAGCCGCAAGACAAAGAGCGCAGGCTAATAAAAAAGCCGAAGAAAAGAAAAAGGAACTACAAGAATTCATTCAGCGTTTTAGCTCGAATGTGGCAAAAGCTAAACAGGCTACTGCTCGTAAAAAAATGATCGACAAACTTGATTTGCAAGAAATCAAGCCTTCATCTCGTCGCTACCCTGCGATTATCTTTGAACAAGAACGCGAAGCTGGCGACCAAATCCTAGAAACTGAAAACCTAAAAGCTAGCCTCGATGGTGAAATCTTGTTTGATAACATCTCCATCAATTTGCAAAAAGGCGACAAAGTGGGCATCATCTCACGCAATGCCCTAGCGCAAACACGCTTCTTTGAAATTATCTCGGGCAATGTGCCTGCCGATGGTGGCCAATACAAATGGGGAATCACCACCACACAAACCTACCTGCCGCTAGACCACACAGAATTCTTCCAAAAAGAAATCAACCTAGTAGATTGGCTAAGACAATATGTAGATACCGATGAGGAACGCCACGAAGAATATATCCGAGGCTTCCTAGGCAGAATGCTATTCAGCGGCGAGCAAGCCCTAAAAATGAGTACCGTACTCTCTGGGGGCGAAAAAATGCGCTGTATGTTCTCCCGTATGATGCTCCTCAAAGGCAATGTATTACTCTTTGATGAGCCTACCAATCACCTAGACTTAGAATCCATCTCGGCGCTTAACAACTCGCTTGAAAACTTCAAAGGCACGATTCTTATGTCCTCTCACGACCACGAATTGATGCAAACGGTGTGCAATCGCATCATAGAGCTCACCCCCAAAGGCGTAATCGACCGCTATATGACCTATGATGAGTATCTAAAAGACCCTAAGATTAAAGAGCTTAGAGAAAAATATTACGCCGAGTAA
- a CDS encoding DUF6427 family protein, translating into MLSKILKLNQTFVSFLLYGIAIALILLQFHANLHTDFEWGAAGLFAVVMAALVGYSQWISFFNRTHYFEFFSLIAFALLVPNFSSFSFFAGFLFLMIILLQLLDEFDLGEKLLSPFDIGFFMAIACFLHPPFWIFCGFLLLHYLLLGRVMLRGLALCFLGILSFLLLIIELSILFNFSDLAPYLWNYFIPQISFHFNAKYLWLSPILALIVFGLNDYIQHINRHTAEKKMVFFNAIMFIPFAILYTILYSNEAEYAILFYIIPMALILSNYCLYASTKYKEITLLVFILSILLYKYAHLIKLPGILNDISL; encoded by the coding sequence ATGCTTTCAAAAATTCTAAAACTAAACCAAACTTTTGTATCTTTTCTGCTATACGGCATAGCCATAGCGCTTATTTTGCTACAATTTCACGCCAATTTGCACACCGATTTTGAGTGGGGTGCTGCGGGACTATTTGCCGTGGTAATGGCTGCCTTGGTGGGCTATTCTCAGTGGATTTCATTTTTTAACCGCACGCACTACTTCGAGTTTTTCAGCCTCATAGCCTTTGCACTTTTAGTACCGAATTTTTCGAGCTTTTCCTTTTTTGCAGGATTTTTATTCTTAATGATTATTCTTCTTCAACTTTTAGATGAATTTGACTTGGGCGAAAAGCTATTATCTCCCTTTGACATAGGTTTTTTTATGGCAATTGCTTGCTTTTTGCACCCACCATTTTGGATTTTTTGTGGCTTTTTGCTACTTCACTATCTTTTGCTAGGGCGTGTAATGTTACGAGGTTTAGCGCTATGTTTTTTAGGCATTTTAAGCTTTTTGCTACTGATAATAGAACTTTCTATTTTATTTAATTTCAGTGATTTAGCACCTTATTTATGGAACTATTTTATACCACAAATTTCATTTCATTTCAATGCTAAATACTTGTGGCTCTCCCCTATTTTGGCATTGATTGTCTTTGGGCTAAATGATTATATTCAGCATATTAATCGGCACACTGCGGAGAAGAAGATGGTGTTTTTCAATGCAATTATGTTTATCCCATTTGCCATTTTATACACTATTTTGTACAGCAACGAGGCGGAATATGCCATTTTATTTTACATCATTCCTATGGCGCTTATCCTGTCTAACTATTGCCTATATGCCTCTACTAAATATAAGGAAATCACCCTTTTAGTTTTCATTCTCAGTATTTTGCTATATAAATATGCTCATTTAATCAAGCTTCCTGGAATTTTAAACGATATATCGCTGTAA
- a CDS encoding UDP-2,3-diacylglucosamine diphosphatase: MAGGGELIIDIPAGKKIYFASDQHFGAPNETESRAREQKFIQFLNEIKPDTHALFLLGDLFDFWFEYKQVVPRGYLRVLGKLAEFADAGIPIYFFIGNHDLWMRDYLEQELNAQVFNRPQVFVINGKKCFIGHGDGLGPGDKGYKRLKKLFTNPLAKGLFYLLHPDFSLWLGKYLSRKNRYLSGNKDDNFYGDNEWLVQYAKRKLSQAHYDYFIFGHRHLPLKIKLAEHSEYINTGDWLRHFTYAVFEGREIDLQRYIV, from the coding sequence ATGGCTGGTGGAGGAGAATTAATTATTGATATTCCTGCGGGGAAAAAAATCTATTTTGCGTCGGATCAGCATTTTGGTGCACCAAATGAAACAGAAAGTCGTGCGCGCGAGCAAAAATTCATTCAGTTTTTAAATGAAATAAAACCCGATACGCATGCACTTTTTCTATTAGGCGATTTATTTGATTTTTGGTTTGAGTACAAACAAGTCGTGCCGAGGGGCTATTTGCGTGTTTTGGGGAAATTAGCCGAATTTGCCGATGCAGGGATTCCGATTTATTTTTTCATTGGGAATCATGATTTGTGGATGCGCGATTATTTAGAACAAGAGCTGAATGCGCAGGTGTTTAATCGTCCGCAAGTGTTTGTGATTAATGGTAAAAAATGCTTCATTGGCCACGGCGATGGGCTGGGGCCTGGGGATAAAGGCTATAAGAGATTAAAGAAGTTGTTTACCAACCCTTTGGCTAAGGGGCTGTTTTACTTGCTCCACCCTGATTTCTCGTTGTGGCTAGGCAAATATTTATCTCGTAAAAATCGCTACCTCTCTGGTAATAAAGATGATAATTTTTATGGAGATAATGAATGGCTCGTGCAATATGCTAAGCGAAAATTAAGCCAAGCGCATTATGATTATTTTATATTTGGGCATAGGCATTTACCCCTGAAAATCAAGCTTGCGGAGCATTCTGAATACATTAATACAGGCGATTGGCTTAGGCATTTTACTTATGCCGTTTTTGAAGGAAGAGAGATTGATTTACAGCGATATATCGTTTAA
- a CDS encoding 6-carboxytetrahydropterin synthase, whose protein sequence is MNPQKIRITKIFSFETAHALFGYDGKCKNVHGHSYKLYVTLRGTPIEDTSNEKLGMVIDFGDVKKIVKSEIVDKLDHAVLLNENSGHKSLGEMLEKQGHKVVFTPYQPTCENMLIDFAERIKKQLPPQVELVYLKLYETENSYGEWLVEEN, encoded by the coding sequence ATGAATCCACAAAAGATAAGAATTACAAAGATATTTAGTTTTGAAACGGCGCATGCACTTTTTGGTTACGATGGGAAGTGTAAAAATGTGCACGGGCATTCGTACAAATTGTATGTGACTTTGCGCGGAACGCCGATTGAGGATACAAGCAACGAAAAGCTGGGTATGGTAATTGATTTTGGCGATGTAAAAAAAATCGTGAAATCCGAAATTGTGGATAAGCTCGATCACGCGGTGCTACTGAACGAGAATTCTGGGCATAAATCGCTGGGGGAAATGCTTGAAAAACAAGGGCACAAAGTCGTTTTTACGCCCTATCAGCCTACTTGCGAAAATATGTTGATTGATTTTGCCGAGCGAATTAAAAAACAATTGCCACCGCAAGTGGAATTGGTGTATCTGAAATTGTATGAAACCGAAAATTCTTATGGCGAATGGCTGGTGGAGGAGAATTAA
- a CDS encoding ComF family protein: protein MQSIFDLIFPKRCVGCDRILAKNQDFLCVSCFRNLSFTHWQIDEETPLFQNLNRPDLFQGAQSLLYYDKGGTVQALLHANKYFNQPKIGKFIAQLLPKDLIEFYKTKNIDAVIAVPSHPRTLRQRGYNQVHAFAQEVSNQINANFSPRLLVRSERKSSQTQLGKSDRFSRLDGAFSLNKNPNLGDFQRVLLIDDLATTGSTLIHCAEVLKQNYPTIEIYVLTMAHARS, encoded by the coding sequence ATGCAATCTATTTTTGATTTAATTTTTCCGAAACGCTGTGTGGGATGTGATAGAATTTTAGCCAAAAATCAAGATTTTTTGTGCGTTTCGTGCTTTAGGAATTTAAGTTTTACGCATTGGCAAATAGATGAAGAAACGCCATTGTTTCAAAATTTAAACCGTCCCGATTTGTTTCAAGGAGCGCAAAGTCTCCTCTACTACGACAAAGGCGGAACGGTGCAGGCTTTGCTCCATGCCAATAAATACTTTAATCAGCCTAAAATCGGGAAGTTCATAGCTCAATTATTGCCCAAGGATTTAATTGAATTTTATAAAACTAAAAATATAGACGCGGTGATTGCCGTGCCCAGCCACCCGCGCACCTTGCGACAGCGTGGCTATAACCAAGTACACGCCTTTGCGCAAGAAGTTTCAAATCAAATTAACGCCAATTTTTCACCACGATTACTCGTGCGTTCCGAGCGAAAATCCTCGCAAACGCAATTGGGCAAAAGTGACCGATTTTCTCGGCTCGATGGGGCTTTTAGCTTAAATAAAAATCCGAATTTGGGCGATTTTCAGCGAGTTTTGCTCATTGATGATTTAGCAACTACGGGCTCCACGCTCATTCATTGTGCCGAAGTTTTAAAACAAAATTACCCCACAATCGAAATTTATGTACTCACTATGGCTCATGCAAGGAGTTAA
- a CDS encoding Rne/Rng family ribonuclease, translating to MNKELIISSSGEVVKIAMLEEGRLMEFHQEKVNQRYNVGDIYLAKIKKLAPGMNAAFVTVGSEKDAFLHYHDLGAEVQSMLSYIKAVRSSKYKTHLLKDFPIEKEIDKNGKIEDVIQPGQNILVQIAKEPISTKGPRVTSEISIAGRYLVLVPFSDRVSVSQKIKEKTERDRLTMLVESIKPEGFGVIIRTVAEYKKVAELHQDLEDLVQKWKGIYNNLRAKKLPKRVHSELSRASGILRDKFSEDFVKIYCDDEELLEEIKDFLSVIAPGKEGILELYQKQTPILEFYNVEKQIKTSFGTHVNIPKSKGAYLVIEHTEALHVIDVNSGNIKAVKETQEQNALNVNMQAATEIARQLRLRDMGGIIVVDFIDMREAKNRRKFYDFFKEEMKKDGAKHKVLPPSKFGLVQITRQRVRPEVNIKTYEENPNKNGEEVEAPIAIIERIEARIKAIAEAGKAKKITIHMHPFVAAYLKQGIPSIRKKWAWKYRLPIKIMPRDSFRYLELHITDENQNEIYQESN from the coding sequence ATGAATAAAGAACTGATTATAAGTTCCTCTGGTGAAGTGGTTAAAATAGCTATGCTTGAAGAAGGCAGGCTTATGGAGTTTCATCAAGAGAAGGTAAATCAACGCTACAATGTGGGCGATATCTATTTGGCTAAAATCAAAAAATTGGCGCCAGGTATGAACGCCGCATTTGTAACAGTAGGTTCTGAAAAAGATGCATTTTTGCATTATCATGATTTAGGCGCAGAGGTGCAATCTATGCTTTCATACATCAAGGCGGTGCGTTCAAGCAAATATAAAACTCATTTACTAAAGGATTTCCCAATTGAAAAGGAAATAGATAAAAACGGGAAAATAGAAGATGTCATCCAGCCAGGGCAAAATATCTTGGTGCAAATCGCCAAAGAGCCCATCTCTACCAAAGGTCCGCGTGTAACTTCCGAAATCTCAATCGCAGGACGCTATTTAGTATTGGTGCCATTTTCCGATCGAGTATCTGTTTCTCAAAAAATTAAAGAAAAAACCGAGCGAGATCGCCTTACAATGCTTGTAGAAAGCATTAAGCCAGAGGGGTTTGGCGTAATCATTCGCACGGTAGCTGAGTACAAAAAAGTAGCAGAATTACACCAAGATTTAGAAGATTTGGTGCAAAAATGGAAAGGTATTTACAATAACCTGCGTGCCAAAAAACTCCCTAAACGCGTGCACAGTGAGCTTAGCCGTGCATCTGGAATTTTGAGAGATAAATTTTCTGAAGACTTTGTCAAGATCTATTGCGACGACGAGGAGTTGCTAGAGGAGATCAAAGATTTCTTAAGCGTAATTGCACCAGGCAAAGAAGGCATTCTGGAACTCTACCAAAAGCAAACGCCTATTTTGGAATTTTACAATGTAGAAAAACAAATTAAAACTTCGTTTGGAACGCATGTAAACATTCCTAAATCCAAAGGAGCGTATCTTGTGATTGAACATACCGAGGCGTTACATGTGATTGATGTAAACTCAGGAAACATAAAGGCCGTAAAAGAGACCCAAGAGCAAAACGCCCTAAATGTGAATATGCAAGCTGCCACGGAAATTGCCCGCCAATTGCGATTGCGAGATATGGGCGGTATCATCGTGGTGGATTTCATAGACATGCGAGAAGCTAAAAATCGTAGAAAATTCTATGACTTCTTCAAAGAAGAAATGAAGAAAGACGGTGCCAAACATAAAGTGCTACCGCCGAGTAAATTTGGATTAGTACAAATCACGCGCCAGCGTGTACGCCCAGAGGTAAACATCAAAACCTACGAGGAAAATCCAAACAAAAACGGAGAAGAGGTAGAAGCACCCATTGCGATTATAGAGCGTATAGAGGCAAGAATCAAAGCGATTGCCGAGGCAGGCAAAGCCAAGAAAATCACGATACACATGCACCCGTTTGTGGCTGCGTATTTGAAACAAGGGATTCCGTCCATTAGGAAAAAATGGGCTTGGAAATACCGATTGCCGATTAAAATCATGCCACGCGATTCGTTTAGATATTTGGAGCTCCACATTACCGACGAGAACCAAAACGAGATTTACCAAGAAAGTAATTAA
- a CDS encoding HU family DNA-binding protein, whose product MTKAEIVTNISNKLGLEKLDTQNVVEAFMEEVKSAMTGGENVYLRGFGSFIIKKRAQKTGRNISKNKSIIIPAHNIPAFKPSKTFVEEVKEQVKVQD is encoded by the coding sequence ATGACTAAGGCAGAAATCGTAACTAACATTTCAAACAAATTGGGCTTAGAAAAGCTTGATACTCAAAATGTTGTGGAAGCGTTTATGGAGGAGGTGAAGTCAGCTATGACTGGCGGAGAAAATGTATATCTTCGCGGTTTTGGCTCTTTTATCATTAAAAAGAGAGCACAAAAAACTGGACGAAATATCTCTAAAAACAAATCAATCATAATTCCGGCTCATAATATTCCGGCTTTTAAACCTTCTAAAACTTTTGTTGAAGAAGTAAAAGAGCAAGTAAAAGTACAGGACTAA
- the mutY gene encoding A/G-specific adenine glycosylase, protein MNFAQALLLWYDQNKRELPWRDAPSPYHIWISEIILQQTRVNQGMDYYLRFVERFPTPTALARADEQEVLNLWKGLGYYSRARNIHKAAKMIVSEFGGELPSDFQTLQKLPGIGKYTAAAIASIAFGEPVAAIDGNAFRVYSRFLGMYDDIAEGKSFAKFFEAGQNLICHKRPGDFNQAVMELGATMCFPQNPTCMFCPVQDACYAFNHGKIGELPVKTKKVKIKEEKIEYLYIFSDDFVLMHHRNKQGIWKNMYDFPTKELMETAINLKNLAPQESVLHILTHKRLSIDFFKLKLNDTELKNLSEEFSLSLVPKDQTKDLPTPKPITDFLKNHANS, encoded by the coding sequence ATGAATTTTGCACAAGCACTGCTTTTGTGGTATGACCAAAACAAGCGCGAACTCCCGTGGCGAGATGCGCCGAGCCCCTACCACATTTGGATTTCTGAGATTATTTTGCAACAAACCCGCGTGAACCAAGGCATGGATTATTATCTGCGTTTTGTAGAGCGTTTTCCTACGCCCACTGCACTTGCCCGTGCCGATGAGCAAGAGGTGCTCAATCTCTGGAAAGGGCTAGGCTACTACTCTCGAGCTCGCAACATTCACAAGGCGGCAAAAATGATTGTGTCTGAGTTTGGGGGCGAATTGCCAAGCGATTTCCAGACTTTGCAAAAACTCCCTGGCATTGGGAAATACACTGCCGCTGCCATTGCCTCGATTGCATTTGGAGAGCCCGTGGCTGCGATAGACGGCAATGCGTTTAGAGTCTACAGCCGATTCCTCGGAATGTATGATGATATTGCCGAGGGAAAAAGTTTTGCCAAGTTTTTCGAAGCGGGGCAAAACCTCATCTGCCACAAACGCCCAGGCGACTTCAACCAAGCGGTGATGGAGCTCGGTGCCACGATGTGTTTTCCGCAAAACCCGACTTGCATGTTCTGCCCCGTGCAAGATGCGTGCTACGCCTTTAATCATGGAAAAATAGGCGAATTGCCCGTAAAGACTAAAAAGGTGAAAATAAAAGAAGAAAAAATTGAATATCTATATATTTTCTCCGATGATTTTGTGCTTATGCACCACCGCAACAAGCAAGGTATTTGGAAAAATATGTATGATTTTCCGACTAAAGAGCTCATGGAAACGGCGATTAATCTTAAAAATTTAGCTCCCCAAGAAAGTGTCTTGCATATTTTAACGCACAAGAGATTAAGCATTGATTTTTTTAAATTAAAATTAAATGATACTGAATTAAAAAATTTAAGTGAAGAATTTTCGCTATCTTTAGTCCCGAAAGACCAAACCAAGGATTTGCCCACGCCAAAGCCAATTACTGATTTCTTGAAAAATCATGCAAATTCGTAA
- a CDS encoding alpha/beta fold hydrolase — protein MNYKIIGEGKPVVLLHGFLENHKMWIPIAEAIPGYKFIIPDLLGHGKTRSEDEVNTMEDQARNLVNLLKDLEVSSATFIGHSMGATLQW, from the coding sequence ATGAACTATAAAATCATCGGGGAAGGAAAGCCTGTTGTGTTGCTCCACGGCTTTCTAGAAAATCACAAAATGTGGATTCCGATTGCAGAAGCGATTCCAGGCTACAAATTCATTATTCCAGATTTGCTGGGACATGGCAAAACTCGCTCGGAAGACGAGGTGAACACCATGGAAGACCAAGCAAGAAATTTAGTGAATTTGCTCAAAGATTTGGAAGTGAGTTCGGCGACTTTCATTGGGCACTCCATGGGGGCTACATTGCAATGGTGA
- a CDS encoding alpha/beta fold hydrolase — translation MVIARDYSSYVEKLGLFFSKTTPDSEEKKAQRLQAVRVAEENKERFVELGVKGLFAQDNLDNLRPQIAEAQSWGTETPIDGLVSALRGMREREDTTYLLEKLNYPILIVLGEKDPSTEKEFKDLIPKRENIHVHILPCGHMGVLELPEESTKIIQDFLSL, via the coding sequence ATGGTGATTGCAAGGGACTATTCTTCTTATGTAGAAAAATTAGGACTGTTTTTCTCTAAAACTACGCCAGACAGCGAGGAGAAAAAGGCTCAACGCCTGCAAGCGGTGCGCGTGGCAGAGGAGAACAAAGAGCGTTTTGTGGAATTGGGCGTAAAAGGACTTTTTGCGCAAGATAATCTTGACAACTTGCGTCCACAAATTGCCGAGGCACAAAGCTGGGGCACGGAAACTCCGATTGATGGGCTGGTTTCGGCTTTGCGTGGCATGCGCGAGCGCGAAGACACAACTTATCTTTTAGAAAAATTGAATTATCCGATTTTAATCGTTTTGGGCGAAAAAGACCCTTCGACCGAGAAAGAGTTTAAGGATTTAATACCAAAAAGAGAGAATATACATGTGCATATTCTCCCTTGTGGCCATATGGGTGTGCTTGAGCTACCCGAGGAGTCTACGAAAATCATTCAAGATTTTCTATCACTTTGA
- a CDS encoding endonuclease, whose product MYLFKANKRFKKTLNLLLLTFVVLPIYAQQKQFQAAGIGFYNVENLFDTIRSAGFVDGNKDYQDQFYHISISQEDIPIYAKDTMNCKCELNENNLKGKKIIRSLILQNEFSPQGPKAWNTEKYNQKLKNLSKVISELGSSITKTAPVAVGFAEVENRGVLEDLINQPALKPYDYGIVHYNSWDKRGIDVGFIYQKSRFKVTETQKYELEAFNDNGSRDYTRDIVRITGLLDGEEISFIINHWPSRRGGEAASYPRRKAAGELLKSIFDEMVARNPKAKVIAMGDMNDDPTDRSVVEALGAKGDIKKVKTGDIYNAMYSLYKKGQGTLAYRDSWNLFDQMFFSKGLLGKDFNTYEMYKTEIYAPSYLISQEGAYKGFPHRMYAGDTYRYNGYSDHFPVFTVLLREVSK is encoded by the coding sequence ATGTATCTATTTAAGGCAAATAAACGATTTAAGAAAACATTAAATCTGTTACTTTTAACATTTGTTGTGCTTCCTATTTATGCGCAACAGAAGCAATTTCAAGCGGCGGGTATAGGCTTTTATAATGTGGAGAACTTATTTGACACCATTCGTTCGGCAGGATTTGTAGATGGAAATAAGGATTATCAAGATCAATTCTATCACATTTCAATCAGTCAAGAAGATATTCCGATTTATGCCAAGGACACCATGAATTGCAAATGCGAATTGAATGAGAATAATCTCAAGGGCAAAAAAATCATCAGAAGCTTAATTCTACAAAACGAATTTTCACCACAAGGTCCCAAAGCGTGGAATACTGAAAAATATAATCAAAAGCTTAAAAACTTAAGCAAAGTAATTTCCGAGCTTGGATCTTCGATTACCAAAACAGCACCCGTAGCCGTAGGATTTGCCGAGGTAGAAAACCGTGGTGTGCTAGAAGATTTAATCAATCAGCCAGCCCTTAAGCCATACGATTACGGCATTGTGCATTATAATTCTTGGGACAAGCGAGGCATAGATGTAGGCTTTATTTATCAAAAATCAAGATTTAAAGTTACGGAAACCCAAAAATACGAATTAGAGGCATTTAACGACAATGGTAGCCGAGACTATACACGCGACATTGTGCGCATCACAGGATTGCTCGATGGAGAAGAAATCAGTTTTATCATCAATCACTGGCCCTCTCGTCGTGGGGGAGAAGCAGCAAGTTACCCACGCCGTAAAGCTGCGGGCGAATTGCTAAAATCTATTTTTGATGAAATGGTAGCTAGAAACCCCAAAGCCAAAGTCATCGCTATGGGAGATATGAACGACGACCCTACCGATCGAAGTGTGGTAGAGGCTCTTGGAGCCAAAGGCGACATCAAAAAAGTGAAGACAGGAGATATCTATAATGCCATGTACTCTTTATACAAAAAAGGGCAAGGTACATTGGCATATCGCGACAGCTGGAACCTTTTCGACCAAATGTTCTTCTCAAAAGGTTTGCTGGGCAAAGATTTCAATACCTACGAAATGTATAAAACAGAAATATACGCTCCAAGCTACTTAATCAGCCAAGAGGGCGCATATAAAGGTTTTCCACATCGTATGTATGCAGGCGACACCTACCGCTACAATGGTTATTCAGACCACTTTCCAGTATTTACCGTACTGCTCAGAGAAGTATCAAAGTGA